A part of Plasmodium coatneyi strain Hackeri chromosome 8, complete sequence genomic DNA contains:
- a CDS encoding Cdk7, giving the protein MMETNSTERYIFKPNFLGEGSYGKVYKAYDTILKKEVAIKKMKINKISNYIDECGINFVLLREIKIMKEIKHQNIMTALDLYCEKDYINLVMEIMDYDLAKIINRKVLLTDSQKKCILLQILNGLNVLHKYYFMHRDLSPANIFINKKGEVKIADFGLSSKYAYDMYVDTYAKDKYSKRTLNLTSKVVTLWYRAPELLMGSNKYNSAVDMWSFGCIFAELHLQKALFPGENEIDQLGKIFFLLGTPNEDNWPEARYLPLYTEFTKANKKDLKNILKIDDDDCIDLLMSFLRLNSHERITAEEALKHKYFFSDPLPCDVSQLPFNDL; this is encoded by the coding sequence ATGATGGAAACGAACTCGACAGAGAGATACATCTTCAAACCCAACTTCCTGGGGGAGGGGTCTTACGGAAAGGTGTACAAGGCGTACGACACCATactgaaaaaggaagtagccataaaaaaaatgaaaattaacaaaataagtAATTACATCGATGAGTGTGGAATAAACTTTGTCCTACTTAGAgagataaaaataatgaaagaaataaaacatCAAAATATTATGACCGCGTTGGATTTGTATTGTGAGAAAGACTACATAAATTTGGTGATGGAAATTATGGACTACGACTTggcaaaaattattaatCGAAAAGTATTACTAACAGatagccaaaaaaaatgcatccttttgcaaattttgaATGGCCTGAATGTATTACATAAGTACTATTTTATGCATCGAGATTTATCCCCTgcgaatatttttattaacaaaaaaggggaagtgaaAATTGCAGACTTTGGATTATCCTCCAAGTATGCATATGATATGTACGTAGATACGTATGCAAAAGATAAGTATAGTAAAAGGACGTTAAATTTAACTAGCAAAGTTGTCACCCTATGGTATAGGGCACCCGAATTACTAATGGGAAGTAATAAATACAACTCCGCAGTGGACATGTGGAGCTTTGGGTGCATATTTGCAGAACTCCATTTACAGAAGGCTTTATTTCCTGGAGAAAATGAAATCGATCAGTtagggaaaatattttttttgttaggAACACCAAATGAAGACAACTGGCCTGAGGCTCGTTACCTTCCCCTGTACACAGAATTTACAAAGGCGAATAAGAAGGACCTTAAAAACATATTGAAAATTGACGATGATGACTGCATCGATTTGTTAATGTCTTTTTTGCGGCTGAATTCGCATGAGCGTATCACTGCGGAGGAAGCACTGAAACACAAGTATTTTTTTAGCGACCCCCTGCCCTGTGACGTGTCTCAGCTTCCTTTTAACGACTTATGA